In Serratia sp. FDAARGOS_506, a genomic segment contains:
- the xylR gene encoding D-xylose utilization transcriptional activator XylR (D-xylose enhances binding of XylR to the xyl promoter and activates transcription.): MSEKRYRITLLFNANKVYDRQVVEGVGEYLQASQCDWDIFIEEDFRCRIDNIREWLGDGVIADFDDREIERLLHNVQVPIVGVGGSYHREQDYPPVHYIATDNQALVETAFTHLKEKGINRFAFYGMPIEGGKRWAQEREYAFRQRVAAEQYQGVVYQGMATAPENWQYAQNRLADWVQTLPQQTGIIAVTDARARHLLQVCEHLDIAVPEKLCVIGIDNEELTRYLSRVALSSVAQGTRQMGYRAAKLLHQLLDRRDLPLQRILVPPVKVIERRSTDFRSLRDPAVIQAMHYIRHHACKGIKVEQVLDAVGISRSNLEKRFRDETGQTIHHVIHQEKLDRARNLLTATSLTINEISQMCGYPSLQYFYSVFKKGYDMTPKEYRQNHGESGY, encoded by the coding sequence ATGTCTGAGAAACGTTACCGCATTACGTTGCTGTTCAACGCCAATAAAGTGTATGACCGTCAGGTGGTTGAAGGGGTTGGCGAGTATCTGCAGGCATCGCAGTGCGACTGGGACATTTTTATCGAAGAGGACTTTCGCTGCCGCATCGACAATATCCGAGAGTGGCTGGGGGACGGGGTGATCGCCGACTTTGACGATCGCGAGATTGAGCGGCTGTTGCATAACGTGCAGGTGCCGATCGTCGGCGTTGGCGGTTCTTATCATCGCGAGCAGGACTATCCGCCGGTGCACTATATCGCCACCGACAACCAGGCGTTGGTAGAAACGGCGTTTACACACCTCAAGGAGAAAGGCATCAATCGTTTCGCCTTTTACGGCATGCCGATTGAAGGCGGCAAACGCTGGGCGCAGGAGCGTGAGTACGCTTTCCGCCAGAGGGTGGCGGCGGAACAGTACCAGGGCGTGGTGTATCAGGGAATGGCGACCGCACCGGAGAACTGGCAGTATGCCCAGAACCGGCTGGCGGATTGGGTGCAGACGTTGCCGCAGCAGACTGGGATCATCGCGGTGACCGATGCGCGGGCACGCCACCTGTTGCAGGTGTGCGAGCATCTGGACATTGCCGTGCCGGAAAAGCTGTGCGTGATCGGCATCGACAATGAAGAGCTGACGCGTTACCTGTCGCGGGTTGCGCTCTCGTCAGTGGCTCAGGGTACCCGGCAGATGGGCTATCGCGCCGCCAAGCTGCTGCATCAGTTGCTCGATCGGCGCGATCTGCCGCTGCAGCGCATTCTGGTGCCGCCGGTGAAGGTGATTGAACGCCGCTCCACCGATTTTCGCTCGCTGCGCGATCCGGCGGTGATTCAGGCAATGCACTATATTCGCCACCATGCCTGCAAGGGCATCAAGGTAGAACAGGTACTGGATGCGGTGGGCATCTCGCGTTCCAATCTGGAAAAACGCTTCCGGGATGAGACCGGCCAAACCATCCATCATGTGATCCATCAGGAAAAGCTGGACCGCGCCCGTAATCTGCTGACGGCGACTTCGCTGACCATCAACGAAATTTCCCAGATGTGCGGCTATCCGTCGCTGCAGTACTTCTATTCGGTATTCAAAAAGGGCTATGACATGACGCCCAAAGAGTATCGGCAAAACCATGGCGAGAGCGGGTACTAG
- a CDS encoding LysR family transcriptional regulator, whose translation MNRYPMFNPQLLLSFVAVCDSNSFTRAAERVFLSQSTVSQQVRRLEEMLGKPLFERSSHQVLLTEEGVKLLSYARRIIALNEEAHDALTGIWRDGVLRIGMPEDFAVPTTELLADFSREHPHLRLDVASGLSADLHSAYAREELDLILVKQRRQQPPRAARPEPLLWLDSMAFPAIEQSPVPLAVFPLSGLYRDELCQALDNLGKRWRIGYSSASLAALTAASAAGLGVTLLPAGCRLPTHRVLGVAEGLPPIDSFELALYYRDSAPAATLALAQRLTAFCGLK comes from the coding sequence ATGAATCGCTACCCGATGTTCAATCCGCAGCTGCTGCTCAGCTTCGTCGCCGTATGCGACAGCAACAGCTTCACCCGGGCCGCAGAGCGGGTGTTTTTGTCGCAGTCCACCGTCAGCCAGCAGGTGCGCCGGCTGGAGGAGATGCTGGGCAAACCATTGTTTGAGCGCTCCTCGCATCAGGTGCTGCTGACCGAAGAAGGCGTGAAGCTATTGAGCTACGCGCGCCGCATCATCGCGCTGAATGAAGAAGCCCACGACGCGCTGACCGGCATCTGGCGCGACGGCGTGCTGCGGATCGGCATGCCGGAGGATTTCGCCGTACCCACCACCGAGCTGCTGGCCGACTTCAGCCGCGAGCACCCGCACCTGCGGCTGGACGTCGCCAGCGGCCTGAGCGCCGATCTGCACAGCGCCTACGCGCGTGAAGAGCTGGATCTGATCCTGGTGAAGCAGCGCCGCCAGCAACCGCCGCGCGCTGCGCGGCCGGAACCGCTGCTGTGGCTGGACAGCATGGCCTTCCCGGCCATCGAGCAATCGCCGGTGCCGCTGGCGGTGTTCCCGCTGAGCGGCCTGTACCGCGACGAGCTGTGCCAGGCGCTCGACAACCTCGGCAAACGCTGGCGCATCGGCTACAGCAGCGCCAGCCTGGCGGCGCTGACCGCCGCTTCCGCCGCCGGTCTCGGCGTCACCCTGCTGCCGGCCGGCTGCCGTCTGCCCACGCATCGGGTACTGGGCGTAGCCGAAGGATTGCCGCCGATCGACAGCTTCGAACTGGCGCTCTATTACCGCGACAGTGCCCCCGCCGCCACGCTGGCGCTGGCCCAGCGGCTAACGGCGTTTTGCGGGTTGAAGTGA
- a CDS encoding cyanate transporter: MLNHSVNSSSSRRWFNPLLLALVLIGLNMRPLLTSIGPLLPTLRQATGLSFGGAALLTTLPVLMMGLMALAGGAINRLFSERSAVAVSLLAIGLGALWRELAPGSVQLLMSAVLGGIGIGVIQAVMPGIIKHHFLKSMALVAGLWSAALMGGGGLGAAITPWLMSVGHDWHSALAWWALPALVALLAWWPVSRGLSRLGAAGENRGPSLLRNRRAWLLGAYFGLINGGYTSLIAWLPPYYMQLGWQPQASGSLLALMTFGQVVGALLLPALARNHDRRPLLLLALMMQLIGFIGLIYLPQMLPWLWVLLSGLGLGGAFPLCLVLALDHLHQPAAAGRLVAFMQGVGFLLAGVTPYLSGLLRDYSGGFVLDWQIHALLVVVLIAITWRFHPHSYRRAFAE; the protein is encoded by the coding sequence GTGTTAAATCATTCTGTTAATTCATCCTCCTCGCGCCGCTGGTTCAACCCCCTGCTGCTGGCGCTGGTGCTGATCGGCCTGAACATGCGGCCGCTGTTGACCTCGATCGGCCCGTTGCTGCCGACGCTGCGCCAGGCCACCGGGCTGAGCTTTGGCGGCGCGGCGCTGTTGACCACGTTGCCGGTGCTGATGATGGGCCTGATGGCGTTGGCGGGCGGCGCCATCAACCGGCTGTTCAGCGAACGCAGCGCCGTGGCGGTAAGTTTGTTGGCAATCGGGCTGGGCGCACTCTGGCGCGAGCTGGCCCCCGGCAGCGTGCAACTGCTGATGAGCGCGGTGCTGGGCGGGATCGGCATCGGGGTGATCCAGGCGGTAATGCCCGGCATTATCAAGCATCATTTCCTCAAGAGCATGGCGCTGGTGGCCGGGTTGTGGTCGGCGGCGCTGATGGGCGGTGGCGGGCTTGGCGCTGCGATCACCCCGTGGCTGATGAGCGTGGGGCATGACTGGCACAGCGCGCTGGCCTGGTGGGCATTGCCGGCTCTGGTGGCGCTGCTGGCCTGGTGGCCGGTCAGTCGTGGGCTGTCTCGCCTGGGCGCCGCGGGGGAAAATCGCGGGCCAAGCCTGCTGCGTAACCGGCGAGCCTGGTTGCTCGGCGCCTATTTCGGTCTGATCAACGGCGGCTATACCAGCCTGATCGCCTGGCTGCCGCCGTATTACATGCAGCTCGGCTGGCAGCCGCAGGCCAGCGGTTCGCTGCTGGCGCTGATGACCTTCGGCCAGGTCGTAGGCGCGCTGCTGCTGCCGGCGCTGGCGCGCAATCATGACCGACGGCCTTTGCTGCTGCTGGCGCTGATGATGCAACTGATCGGCTTTATCGGCCTGATTTACCTGCCGCAGATGCTGCCGTGGCTGTGGGTGCTGCTTTCCGGGCTGGGGCTGGGCGGCGCATTCCCGCTGTGCCTGGTGCTGGCGCTCGATCACCTGCACCAGCCGGCGGCGGCCGGGCGACTGGTGGCCTTTATGCAGGGCGTCGGCTTCCTGTTGGCGGGCGTGACGCCCTACCTTTCCGGCCTGCTGCGCGACTACAGCGGCGGCTTCGTGCTGGACTGGCAGATCCACGCGCTGCTGGTGGTGGTGCTGATCGCCATCACCTGGCGCTTCCATCCGCACAGCTACCGGCGGGCGTTCGCCGAATAA
- a CDS encoding esterase-like activity of phytase family protein translates to MHNTKTRLALLVGCMALSANLWAEAQPVQATLAGHALLPVKSAVSTPKDAPSDLQQSGKYTSGKRVTELGSVAGKSADRLTGLGLPIDGQPLQGHSGIKHMPDGTYWVLTDNGFGSKANSPDAMLYLNHYKIDFKDGTVAPLKTVFLHDPDKKVPFHIINESTEKRYLTGSDFDPESFQFADDALWIGEEFGPYLIKADLNGKVLAVFDTLVDGKVVKSPDNPTLTLPGAPDGKQNFQVARSKGFEGMAASPDGSKLYPLLEGALWDGEQFENVGGKRYLRVLEFDVKQQAWTGRSWQYVLEDNQNAIGDFNMIDATHGLVIERDNGEGTPDKACAAGAPTDNCFSQVAKFKRVYKIAFSDANVGKPVEKLAYIDLMNIQDPNKLARKPLNDGVLTFPFFTIENVDVVDANHIIVGNDNNFPFSSSRQPNMADDNEFILLDVKDFLK, encoded by the coding sequence ATGCACAACACCAAAACCCGGCTGGCGCTGCTGGTCGGCTGCATGGCGCTGAGCGCCAACCTGTGGGCCGAGGCGCAGCCGGTGCAGGCGACGCTGGCCGGGCATGCGCTGCTGCCGGTGAAATCCGCCGTTTCCACACCGAAAGACGCGCCGAGCGATCTGCAGCAGAGCGGTAAGTACACCAGCGGCAAACGCGTCACCGAACTGGGCAGCGTGGCGGGCAAATCCGCCGATCGCCTGACCGGCCTCGGCCTGCCGATCGACGGCCAGCCGCTGCAGGGCCACTCCGGCATCAAACACATGCCCGACGGCACCTACTGGGTGCTGACCGACAATGGCTTCGGCAGCAAGGCCAACTCGCCGGACGCCATGCTGTATCTCAATCACTACAAGATCGATTTCAAAGACGGCACGGTCGCGCCGCTGAAGACGGTTTTCCTGCACGATCCGGATAAAAAGGTGCCGTTCCACATCATCAATGAGAGTACCGAGAAGCGCTATCTGACCGGCAGCGATTTCGATCCGGAAAGCTTCCAGTTTGCCGACGATGCCTTATGGATCGGTGAAGAGTTTGGACCTTACCTGATCAAGGCCGACCTGAACGGCAAAGTGCTGGCGGTGTTCGACACCCTGGTGGACGGCAAAGTAGTGAAATCGCCGGACAACCCGACGCTGACCCTGCCGGGCGCGCCGGACGGCAAGCAGAACTTCCAGGTGGCGCGCTCCAAAGGCTTTGAAGGCATGGCCGCCTCGCCGGACGGCAGCAAGCTGTACCCGCTGCTGGAAGGGGCGCTGTGGGACGGCGAGCAGTTCGAGAACGTCGGCGGCAAACGCTACCTGCGGGTGCTGGAGTTCGACGTGAAACAGCAGGCCTGGACCGGCCGCAGTTGGCAGTACGTGCTGGAAGACAACCAGAACGCCATCGGCGACTTCAACATGATCGACGCCACCCACGGGTTGGTGATCGAGCGTGACAACGGTGAAGGAACGCCGGATAAAGCCTGTGCCGCCGGCGCGCCGACCGACAACTGCTTCAGCCAGGTAGCCAAGTTTAAGCGGGTATATAAAATTGCGTTTTCCGATGCCAACGTCGGTAAACCGGTCGAGAAACTGGCCTATATCGACCTGATGAACATCCAGGATCCGAACAAGCTGGCGCGCAAGCCGCTGAACGACGGCGTGCTGACCTTCCCGTTCTTCACCATCGAGAACGTGGACGTGGTGGACGCCAACCACATCATCGTCGGCAACGACAACAACTTCCCGTTCTCCTCCAGCCGCCAGCCCAATATGGCGGATGACAACGAGTTCATCCTGCTGGACGTGAAGGATTTCCTGAAGTAG
- a CDS encoding virulence RhuM family protein produces MTDKHLTQSPAGEFVMFASDDGEVRVECRFEQETLWLPQATIANLYQVTPQAITQHIKAIYEEAELEQNATCKSYLQVQQEGARQVSRNILHYSLPVILAVGYRVRSPRGTQFRQWATQTLQEYLIKGFVMDDERLKNPPVGSSAVPDYFDEMLERIRDIRASERRVYLRVREIFALAADYQPSLKETTLFFQTIQNKLHFACTGHTAAELIHQRADANQPHMGLSSYKGEEVRKSDVTVAKNYLNQDEVSELNRVVNMWLDFAEDQARRRQQVFLRDWQDKLDQFLQFNDRDVLQGAGTVSKKAADEKAQAEYVQYAEQQRRLKEAAGEQDIAGLLQWKTDTKKRP; encoded by the coding sequence ATGACAGACAAGCACTTAACCCAATCACCGGCAGGTGAGTTTGTTATGTTTGCCAGCGATGACGGCGAAGTGCGCGTTGAATGTCGTTTTGAGCAGGAAACGCTGTGGTTGCCCCAGGCGACCATCGCGAATCTTTATCAAGTGACTCCCCAGGCGATTACGCAGCACATCAAAGCGATCTACGAAGAAGCGGAACTTGAACAAAACGCAACCTGTAAGTCTTACTTACAGGTTCAGCAGGAAGGGGCCCGTCAGGTAAGTCGCAATATCCTGCACTATAGCCTGCCCGTGATTCTTGCCGTCGGTTATCGTGTTCGTTCGCCTCGTGGCACCCAATTTCGCCAGTGGGCGACCCAAACTCTTCAGGAATACCTGATCAAAGGCTTCGTGATGGATGACGAGCGTCTTAAAAATCCGCCCGTGGGTTCATCCGCTGTACCTGATTACTTTGATGAGATGCTGGAGCGCATCCGTGATATCCGTGCCAGTGAGCGTCGGGTTTATTTGCGGGTAAGGGAGATCTTCGCATTAGCCGCCGACTATCAGCCGTCACTTAAAGAGACAACGTTGTTTTTCCAAACTATCCAAAACAAGCTGCATTTTGCCTGCACCGGCCACACCGCTGCTGAACTCATCCATCAGCGGGCTGACGCCAACCAGCCCCATATGGGCTTGAGCAGCTATAAGGGCGAGGAGGTACGCAAAAGCGACGTAACGGTGGCGAAAAATTACCTCAATCAGGACGAAGTCAGCGAACTCAACCGCGTGGTCAACATGTGGTTGGATTTCGCTGAAGATCAGGCGCGCCGCCGTCAACAGGTGTTCCTTCGTGACTGGCAGGATAAGCTGGATCAGTTTCTGCAATTTAACGACCGTGACGTTCTGCAAGGGGCTGGCACGGTCAGTAAGAAAGCAGCAGATGAAAAAGCGCAGGCTGAATACGTCCAGTATGCCGAGCAGCAGCGCCGTTTAAAAGAAGCGGCGGGGGAACAGGATATCGCCGGTTTACTGCAGTGGAAAACAGACACCAAAAAGCGGCCATAA
- a CDS encoding DUF962 domain-containing protein: MRSLEDQLAAYAVYHRDARNIATHFIGIPLIVVSLLALLSRPAWGAGGLPFSPACAVVIVAALYYLRLNLRLGVMMLALLLLCLVFGAWVASLSTAAWLSVGIGGFVIGWLFQFVGHFWEGRKPAFMDDVTGLIIGPLFVLAEACFLAGGLRELQRNIEMRSGKVRNGRA; encoded by the coding sequence ATGCGAAGTCTGGAAGATCAACTCGCCGCTTATGCCGTCTACCACCGCGATGCGCGCAATATCGCCACGCACTTCATCGGCATTCCGTTGATCGTCGTCAGCCTGCTGGCGCTGCTCTCCCGGCCGGCGTGGGGCGCGGGAGGGCTGCCGTTTTCGCCGGCTTGCGCGGTGGTGATCGTCGCGGCGCTCTATTACCTGCGGTTGAATCTGCGCCTTGGCGTCATGATGCTGGCGTTACTGCTGCTGTGCCTCGTGTTCGGCGCCTGGGTGGCGTCGCTGTCGACGGCGGCGTGGCTGAGCGTCGGCATCGGCGGTTTCGTCATCGGCTGGCTGTTTCAGTTTGTCGGGCATTTCTGGGAGGGGAGAAAACCGGCGTTTATGGACGATGTGACGGGTCTTATCATCGGCCCGCTGTTCGTGCTGGCGGAAGCCTGCTTCCTGGCCGGCGGGCTGCGCGAACTGCAGCGGAACATTGAAATGCGCTCGGGCAAAGTGCGCAATGGGAGGGCATGA
- a CDS encoding MFS transporter — translation MKVNYPLLALAVGAFGIGTTEFSPMGLLPTIAKGVDVSIPMAGMLISAYAVGVMVGAPLMTLLLSHRARRSALIFLMAIFTLGNVLSAIAPDYTTLMLSRIITSLNHGAFFGLGSVVAASVVPKEKQASAVATMFMGLTIANIGGVPAATWLGETIGWRMSFLATAGLGVIAMLGLWFSLPQGSAGARPDVKRELSVLVRPQVLTALLTTVLGAGAMFTLYTYISPVLQHITEATPLFVTTMLVLIGVGFSIGNYLGGKFADRSESATLKGFLLLLVAIMLLIPLLARSDIGAAVSMVIWGAATFAVVPPLQMRVMRVASEAPGLSSSVNIGAFNLGNALGAAAGGAVVSAGLGYSFVPVMGAIIAGLALLLVLFTSRSAAKVVYANG, via the coding sequence ATGAAAGTGAATTATCCCTTGTTAGCGCTGGCGGTGGGGGCGTTCGGCATTGGCACCACCGAATTCTCACCCATGGGCTTGCTGCCGACCATCGCCAAAGGGGTGGATGTCTCCATTCCGATGGCCGGCATGTTGATCAGCGCTTACGCCGTCGGCGTGATGGTCGGCGCGCCGCTGATGACGCTGCTGCTGTCTCACCGGGCGCGCAGAAGCGCGCTGATTTTCCTGATGGCGATTTTTACCCTGGGCAACGTGCTGTCGGCAATTGCACCTGACTACACCACCCTGATGCTGTCGCGCATCATCACCAGCCTGAACCACGGCGCGTTCTTTGGCCTTGGATCGGTGGTGGCCGCCAGCGTGGTGCCGAAGGAGAAACAGGCCAGCGCCGTGGCGACCATGTTTATGGGGCTGACCATCGCCAATATCGGCGGAGTGCCCGCCGCCACCTGGCTGGGTGAAACCATCGGCTGGCGCATGTCGTTCTTGGCGACGGCTGGGCTGGGCGTGATCGCCATGCTGGGGCTGTGGTTCTCGTTGCCGCAAGGCAGCGCCGGGGCACGCCCTGACGTCAAGCGCGAGCTGTCGGTGCTGGTGCGGCCGCAGGTGCTGACCGCGCTGCTGACTACCGTGCTGGGGGCGGGCGCGATGTTCACGCTCTATACCTATATTTCGCCGGTATTGCAGCACATCACCGAGGCGACGCCGCTGTTCGTGACGACCATGCTGGTGTTGATCGGCGTCGGTTTCTCCATCGGCAACTACCTCGGCGGCAAGTTCGCTGACCGTTCCGAGAGCGCGACGCTGAAGGGCTTCTTGTTGCTGCTGGTAGCCATCATGCTGCTGATCCCGCTGCTGGCGCGCAGTGACATCGGCGCTGCGGTGAGCATGGTGATTTGGGGCGCGGCGACCTTTGCCGTGGTGCCGCCGCTGCAGATGCGCGTGATGCGCGTGGCCAGCGAAGCGCCGGGGCTGTCGTCCTCGGTCAACATCGGCGCTTTCAACCTGGGCAACGCGCTGGGCGCCGCCGCCGGTGGCGCGGTGGTCTCCGCCGGGTTGGGCTACAGCTTCGTGCCGGTAATGGGGGCGATTATCGCCGGCTTGGCGCTGCTGTTGGTGTTGTTCACCAGCCGCAGCGCGGCCAAAGTCGTGTACGCCAACGGCTAA
- a CDS encoding NAD(P)-dependent oxidoreductase, with protein MTLRTELGRILITGAGGRVATAFRQAMGDRYALRLAERDINLLSDLQSGDEVISFNIADLDACRAACANIDTVLHLAADPSPDADFCGSLMDNNILGTFNIFRAAKDAGCRRVVFASSAQAVEGYPLDYQIRPDDAPKPKNLYGASKAFGEGIAAYFAHQEGLSALSVRIANFTSLSPGDRLSARDMSAFLSHRDAADLLERCIRVEGVQYAVVHGVSNNRYTRLSLEETRRLLGYAPQDDAFSLLGFE; from the coding sequence ATGACGTTGCGGACTGAATTGGGACGGATTCTGATCACCGGCGCCGGCGGCCGGGTAGCCACGGCGTTTCGTCAGGCAATGGGCGATCGCTACGCACTGCGCCTGGCGGAACGAGACATCAACCTACTGAGCGATCTGCAGTCCGGCGACGAAGTCATCAGCTTCAACATCGCCGATCTCGACGCCTGCCGGGCGGCCTGCGCCAATATCGACACCGTGTTGCACCTGGCGGCCGATCCCTCCCCCGACGCCGACTTCTGCGGCTCGTTGATGGACAACAACATTCTCGGCACCTTCAATATCTTCCGCGCGGCGAAAGACGCCGGCTGTCGCCGGGTGGTGTTCGCCAGCAGCGCGCAGGCGGTGGAAGGCTATCCGCTCGACTATCAAATCCGCCCGGATGACGCGCCGAAACCGAAAAACCTGTACGGCGCCAGCAAAGCCTTCGGCGAAGGCATCGCCGCCTACTTCGCCCATCAGGAAGGGCTTTCCGCCCTGTCGGTGCGCATCGCCAACTTCACCAGCCTGAGCCCAGGGGATCGGCTCAGCGCCCGCGATATGAGCGCGTTTCTCAGCCATCGCGACGCCGCCGATCTGCTGGAGCGCTGCATTCGCGTCGAAGGGGTGCAATATGCGGTGGTGCACGGAGTTTCCAATAACCGCTACACGCGTTTATCGCTGGAAGAAACCCGTCGCCTGCTGGGTTACGCCCCGCAGGACGATGCGTTCAGCCTGCTCGGCTTTGAGTAG
- the bglF gene encoding PTS beta-glucoside transporter subunit IIABC, whose protein sequence is MKYDTLASEILAGVGGRDNVKSLVHCATRLRFKLRDDSRANAAALKKNPGVIMVVESGGQFQVVVGNHVAEVFDAVNRVGGLAEGAPGDDAGGKKDNLLSRFIDLVSGIFTPLLGVMAASGILKGFLALSLACGWLLESGGTFKMLFAASDSLFYFFPIMLGYTAGKKFGGNPFVTMAIGGALTHPLMMAAFEAAQQPGAVREYFFGIPLTFINYSSSVIPIIFAAWVSCRLEPLFNRVIHSALRNFITPLLCLAITVPLTFLLIGPAATWLSHLLANGYQSIYAFNPIIAGAFMGAMWQVCVIFGLHWGLVPLMINNLSVLGRDTMVPLLLPAVMGQVGATLGVMLRTRDTKLRALSASAIGAGIFGITEPAVYGVTLPNKRPFIFGCIGGALGGAVIGYFHTSVYSFGLVSVFTFAQIIPGGGIDATVWGAIGGTLLSFVFAALASYLFGVAPAEDAAQPEAAAPLNRKQAILSPIAGDIVPLDQVSDATFASGLLGKGVAIAPQQGRVVAPVSGSVASLFKTKHAIGIESDDGAEILIHVGIDTVKLDGAHFTAHVREGERVAPGDLLIEFDQAAIQAAGYDTTTPIIISNSDDYVDVLTSGLSPVQEQAPLLTLLR, encoded by the coding sequence ATGAAATATGACACATTAGCCAGTGAGATTTTGGCCGGCGTCGGTGGCCGCGACAATGTGAAAAGCCTGGTGCACTGCGCCACCCGCCTGCGCTTCAAGCTGCGTGACGACAGTCGTGCCAACGCGGCAGCCCTTAAGAAAAACCCCGGCGTCATCATGGTGGTGGAGAGCGGCGGCCAGTTCCAGGTGGTGGTGGGCAACCACGTGGCGGAGGTGTTCGACGCGGTCAACCGGGTTGGCGGATTGGCCGAGGGTGCGCCGGGCGACGACGCGGGTGGCAAAAAAGACAATCTGCTCAGCCGCTTTATCGATCTGGTGTCCGGTATCTTCACCCCGCTGCTCGGGGTGATGGCTGCTTCGGGGATCCTGAAAGGGTTCCTGGCGCTGAGCCTGGCCTGCGGTTGGCTGCTGGAGAGCGGCGGCACCTTCAAAATGCTGTTCGCCGCCAGCGACTCGCTGTTCTACTTCTTCCCGATCATGCTCGGCTACACCGCCGGGAAAAAATTCGGCGGCAACCCCTTCGTCACCATGGCGATCGGCGGCGCGTTGACGCATCCGCTGATGATGGCGGCATTCGAAGCGGCACAGCAGCCGGGGGCGGTGCGCGAATACTTCTTCGGCATTCCGCTGACCTTCATCAACTACAGTTCATCGGTGATCCCGATCATCTTCGCGGCCTGGGTATCCTGCCGCCTGGAGCCGCTGTTTAACCGGGTGATCCATAGCGCGCTGCGCAATTTCATTACGCCGCTGTTGTGCCTGGCGATCACCGTGCCGTTGACCTTCCTGCTGATCGGCCCGGCGGCGACCTGGCTCAGCCACCTGCTGGCCAACGGCTATCAGAGCATTTACGCCTTTAACCCGATCATCGCCGGCGCCTTTATGGGGGCGATGTGGCAGGTGTGCGTGATCTTCGGCCTGCATTGGGGATTAGTGCCGTTGATGATCAACAACCTGAGCGTGCTGGGGCGCGACACCATGGTGCCGCTGCTGTTGCCGGCGGTGATGGGGCAGGTCGGCGCCACGCTGGGCGTGATGCTGCGCACCCGCGACACCAAGCTGCGGGCGCTGTCCGCTTCGGCCATCGGCGCCGGGATTTTCGGCATCACCGAGCCGGCGGTGTACGGCGTTACGCTGCCGAACAAACGCCCGTTCATCTTCGGCTGCATCGGCGGCGCGCTTGGCGGTGCGGTGATCGGCTACTTCCATACCTCGGTCTACTCGTTCGGCCTGGTAAGCGTATTCACCTTCGCGCAGATCATCCCCGGCGGCGGCATCGACGCCACGGTATGGGGCGCGATCGGCGGCACCCTGCTGTCGTTCGTGTTCGCCGCGCTGGCCAGTTACCTGTTCGGCGTTGCGCCGGCGGAAGACGCGGCGCAGCCTGAAGCCGCCGCGCCGCTTAACCGCAAGCAGGCCATCCTCAGTCCGATCGCCGGCGACATCGTGCCGCTGGATCAGGTGAGCGACGCGACCTTCGCCAGCGGTCTGTTGGGGAAAGGCGTAGCGATCGCGCCGCAGCAGGGGCGCGTGGTGGCGCCGGTGAGCGGCAGCGTGGCGTCGCTGTTCAAAACCAAACACGCCATCGGTATCGAATCGGACGACGGCGCGGAGATTCTCATCCACGTCGGCATCGATACCGTGAAGCTGGACGGGGCACATTTCACTGCCCACGTGCGGGAAGGCGAGCGGGTCGCTCCGGGCGATCTGCTGATCGAGTTCGACCAGGCGGCGATCCAGGCCGCCGGCTATGACACCACCACGCCGATCATCATCAGCAACAGCGATGACTACGTGGACGTGTTGACCAGCGGCCTGTCTCCGGTGCAGGAACAGGCGCCGCTGCTGACTTTATTACGTTAA